One genomic window of Moorella glycerini includes the following:
- a CDS encoding BMP family protein, whose amino-acid sequence MVKFIKNLLLLILIAILATGLTACGGSKASDNKSAGGGQTRQSEGNQQVQKTFKVAMLLPGSASDGGWSTSAYEGLMKIQKDLGAEVAFTENVKKNDQVQIMREYARKGFDVVIGHGFEFSDALKQVAQEYPNVKFAGVGTNVTGPNLASLQFKYGELGYLVGIVAAKATKSNKIGIVTATKDPTGQIEFDNLEEEAKKLNPNVSVTIAYTGSWEDINKAKEAALAQIASGVDVIVTNCDAGNLGVVQAAKEKNIMVIGWTGDYYDQAPDNVLTSAVQKVSLLIFTAVKEFKEGQFKGQVYQLGLKDKVQYIGKYGNKVPKEVQDEVAKAAQDVIDGKIQLKGKL is encoded by the coding sequence ATGGTAAAGTTTATCAAAAACCTGTTGTTGCTTATCCTAATCGCCATCCTGGCCACCGGGCTGACGGCCTGCGGCGGCAGCAAGGCAAGCGACAATAAAAGTGCCGGGGGAGGCCAGACCCGGCAAAGCGAAGGTAACCAGCAGGTACAAAAGACTTTTAAAGTCGCCATGCTCTTACCCGGTTCCGCCAGTGATGGCGGCTGGAGCACGAGTGCCTACGAAGGTTTGATGAAGATCCAGAAAGATCTGGGAGCCGAGGTCGCCTTTACGGAAAACGTCAAGAAAAACGACCAGGTCCAGATCATGCGCGAGTATGCCCGGAAAGGATTTGACGTTGTTATCGGTCATGGTTTCGAATTCTCCGACGCCTTAAAGCAGGTCGCCCAGGAATATCCTAACGTCAAGTTTGCTGGCGTAGGGACCAACGTAACCGGCCCCAACCTGGCATCGTTGCAGTTTAAATACGGGGAACTCGGTTACCTGGTAGGCATTGTGGCCGCCAAAGCTACTAAAAGCAATAAAATCGGTATTGTTACCGCTACCAAAGACCCCACCGGTCAGATTGAATTTGACAACCTGGAAGAAGAGGCTAAAAAGCTCAATCCCAATGTTTCCGTAACTATCGCTTATACCGGTAGCTGGGAAGATATTAATAAGGCCAAAGAAGCGGCCCTGGCGCAAATTGCCAGCGGGGTTGATGTTATTGTAACCAACTGTGACGCCGGCAATCTTGGCGTGGTACAGGCTGCCAAAGAGAAGAACATCATGGTTATAGGCTGGACCGGCGATTATTACGACCAGGCACCCGATAATGTGTTGACCAGTGCCGTTCAAAAAGTATCTTTACTGATCTTTACAGCAGTCAAAGAGTTTAAAGAAGGCCAGTTCAAAGGTCAAGTTTATCAGTTAGGGTTAAAGGATAAAGTTCAATATATAGGTAAATACGGCAACAAAGTCCCGAAGGAAGTCCAGGATGAAGTTGCTAAAGCAGCCCAGGATGTTATTGACGGCAAGATTCAGCTTAAAGGGAAACTATAG
- a CDS encoding ABC transporter ATP-binding protein, producing MAALLELKGICKYFPGVRANDQVNLEILPGEIHALLGENGAGKTTLMNCVYGLYTPDAGQIFWQGREIKIRSIRDAINIGIGMVHQHFMLVHNLTVLENIMLGLLSSREPFLDKKRVATEVTELMQAYGLQVELDAQIWQLPVGVQQRVEILKALYRKARLLILDEPTAVLTPSEVKELFRVLRQLTDRGQAVILITHKLDEVMAVAHRVTVMRDGKVVQTLPTSGTDKQTLARLMVGRDITLEMTRTPARTGEVILEVEDLHALNNRGLPALRGVSFRIHRGEILGIAGVAGNGQTELAEVLTGLRPATAGRVRLKGRDVTNYPPRALYNLNLAHIPEDRQRLGLILDFSLEENTMLGVYYRRPYARGIKVQHDIIKNHAARLIKEYDVRAPGISTRARFLSGGNQQKLILARELDRQPDLLIAVQPTRGLDIGATEFVQQQILAHRERGAAILYISTELEEIMKLSDIIAVFYEGQIVGLLEGDQVDLETIGLMMAGSRRPA from the coding sequence ATGGCTGCTCTGCTGGAACTTAAGGGTATTTGTAAATATTTTCCCGGTGTCAGGGCTAACGATCAAGTTAATTTAGAAATTTTACCTGGCGAGATACACGCCTTGCTGGGCGAAAACGGTGCGGGAAAGACCACCCTGATGAACTGCGTCTATGGCCTGTATACCCCTGATGCCGGCCAGATTTTTTGGCAGGGGCGGGAAATAAAGATTCGCTCCATTCGCGACGCCATCAATATTGGCATCGGGATGGTTCACCAGCATTTCATGCTCGTGCATAATCTTACGGTACTGGAGAATATCATGCTGGGGTTGCTTTCCAGCAGGGAACCATTTTTAGATAAAAAACGGGTGGCTACGGAAGTCACGGAATTGATGCAGGCCTACGGTCTTCAAGTTGAACTGGACGCCCAGATATGGCAACTTCCGGTAGGCGTTCAGCAACGGGTGGAGATCCTGAAGGCCCTGTACCGTAAAGCCCGGCTTCTTATCCTGGATGAGCCCACAGCCGTGTTGACACCCAGCGAAGTTAAGGAACTCTTCCGAGTCCTGCGCCAGTTAACAGACCGGGGGCAGGCAGTTATTCTTATTACCCATAAATTGGATGAAGTTATGGCCGTCGCCCACCGGGTCACCGTGATGCGCGATGGAAAGGTTGTTCAAACCCTGCCAACCTCAGGCACTGATAAACAAACCCTGGCCCGTTTAATGGTGGGCAGGGACATTACCTTGGAAATGACCAGGACTCCGGCCCGAACAGGAGAGGTCATCCTGGAAGTTGAAGACTTGCATGCTTTAAATAACCGCGGCCTGCCGGCCCTCCGGGGAGTTTCTTTCCGCATCCACCGGGGTGAAATCCTGGGTATTGCCGGCGTTGCCGGCAACGGTCAAACCGAGCTGGCCGAAGTCCTCACCGGTTTACGTCCGGCCACCGCTGGCCGGGTCCGTCTCAAGGGGCGGGATGTTACCAATTATCCTCCGCGGGCTTTATATAACCTGAACCTGGCCCACATCCCCGAGGATCGCCAGCGACTCGGGTTGATTCTTGACTTCTCCCTGGAGGAAAACACCATGCTGGGAGTATATTATCGCCGGCCCTACGCCAGGGGGATCAAGGTTCAGCATGATATTATTAAAAATCACGCTGCCAGATTAATTAAGGAATATGATGTTCGTGCCCCCGGCATTTCTACCCGGGCCAGGTTCCTATCAGGAGGAAATCAGCAGAAATTGATTCTGGCCCGGGAACTGGACCGCCAGCCCGACCTGCTCATCGCCGTCCAACCCACCCGTGGCCTGGATATAGGGGCCACCGAATTTGTCCAGCAACAAATTTTAGCCCATCGGGAGCGCGGCGCCGCCATCCTTTATATTTCTACCGAGTTGGAGGAAATTATGAAACTCAGCGACATCATTGCCGTCTTTTATGAAGGCCAGATAGTCGGTCTACTGGAGGGCGATCAGGTTGATCTCGAAACAATTGGTTTAATGATGGCTGGTTCCCGGCGCCCGGCCTGA
- a CDS encoding flavodoxin family protein produces MVKILGLSASPRLAATAFCVREALAAAATLPEIETEFISLRGKEIKPCLHCDHCRKTGQCIHRDDAAAIIDVFFRADGYIIGAPVYDMNIPAQLAALFNRFRMRFKELCETVPRRLEDRVAGAIAVGGSRNGGQEIVLGAILNFCLSEGMVVVGGGKFQNHGAAVWSQDRLATGAREDELGLDAVRAIGRRVACITSLLAISRGL; encoded by the coding sequence ATGGTAAAAATACTCGGTCTTAGCGCCAGCCCGCGGCTAGCTGCAACCGCCTTCTGCGTCAGGGAGGCTCTGGCTGCGGCGGCCACCCTCCCTGAAATAGAAACTGAGTTCATCTCCCTGCGCGGTAAAGAAATAAAACCCTGTCTCCACTGTGATCACTGTCGGAAAACCGGCCAGTGTATCCACAGAGATGATGCCGCAGCCATTATTGATGTTTTTTTCCGGGCCGATGGCTATATCATCGGTGCCCCCGTATACGATATGAATATACCTGCCCAGTTGGCAGCGCTCTTTAATCGTTTTCGCATGCGTTTTAAAGAGTTATGTGAAACCGTACCCCGCAGGCTTGAAGATAGGGTGGCCGGTGCCATTGCAGTGGGAGGGAGTCGTAACGGCGGGCAGGAAATAGTTTTAGGAGCCATTCTTAATTTCTGCCTCTCAGAAGGAATGGTTGTTGTGGGGGGCGGGAAATTCCAGAATCACGGCGCTGCCGTTTGGTCCCAGGACCGGTTAGCTACCGGGGCCCGTGAAGATGAATTGGGTTTGGATGCTGTCCGCGCCATCGGACGGCGTGTAGCTTGTATAACTTCTTTACTGGCTATCTCCAGGGGTCTATGA
- a CDS encoding flavodoxin family protein codes for MDVIGLVGSPRKKGNTDLLVDQVLAGVATAGLRVQKFYLNDLRIHPCQYCNYCRKHYSCRQEDDMALLYTAIEQCRGIVVGTPTFYGDITAQTKIFIDRCYRYVEVVRHPDGRNSFPSRLPDRRLGMMVGVTGSFGPETFNKQVEVIGLLFNDLNVGFADKVLYAGTDYRPVKENQAILTLAYAKGVEFGKRILNGIFA; via the coding sequence TTGGACGTTATCGGTCTTGTAGGCAGCCCGCGGAAAAAAGGAAATACTGATCTGCTGGTAGATCAAGTGTTAGCCGGAGTGGCAACCGCGGGCTTGCGCGTCCAGAAATTTTATTTAAACGACCTGCGCATCCACCCCTGTCAATACTGCAACTACTGCCGTAAACATTATTCCTGCCGCCAGGAAGACGATATGGCCCTTCTCTATACTGCCATCGAGCAGTGCCGGGGAATAGTCGTCGGTACACCCACCTTTTACGGTGATATTACGGCCCAGACAAAAATTTTCATTGATCGTTGTTACCGCTATGTGGAAGTCGTAAGACACCCGGATGGTCGAAACAGTTTCCCTAGCCGTTTACCGGATCGACGCCTGGGGATGATGGTGGGCGTTACCGGAAGCTTCGGGCCGGAAACCTTTAACAAACAGGTAGAAGTCATCGGCCTGCTGTTTAACGATCTCAATGTCGGATTTGCCGATAAGGTATTATATGCAGGAACAGATTATCGTCCTGTAAAAGAGAATCAGGCAATTCTAACTCTAGCTTATGCGAAAGGAGTGGAGTTTGGGAAAAGGATTTTAAATGGGATTTTTGCTTGA